DNA from Thermoplasma acidophilum DSM 1728:
GCAAAATAAGGCCAAAATATGAATGCCCTAGGCTTGTTATCGAAGTTGCACCTATCCTTTTAGAGGCAAAGATTAAATATGGTGATTTGCTGATAGAATGATTATATGCTTGATTCGGCCATTGAATGGTTAATAGTCATCGTTGCAATCCTGGTCCTGTTTGGAAGCGCAAAGAAGGTTCCTGAACTGGCCAAAAACATAGGGAGAGCCACAGGCGAATTCAAAAGGGGCCAGATGGAAGTTGAAGAGGAAATCAGGAAGGCCATGTATTCCAAACCAGCGCAGACCACTTCCGCATCTGGCGTGGATTATATAGCAGTTGCAAAGACCATGGGAATAGACACCGATGGGAAGAGCATAGATGAGCTGAAATCTGAGATACAGGAAAAACTTCAGCATGCCCAGTGAACTATTAGATATAATACAGAAAAATATAGATGAACTTCGTATGAGGGCAGTACGTGCCCTTATAGCTTTTTTTGTTTTTTTTCTTATATTTTTCACCTTCAAAT
Protein-coding regions in this window:
- a CDS encoding twin-arginine translocase TatA/TatE family subunit; amino-acid sequence: MLDSAIEWLIVIVAILVLFGSAKKVPELAKNIGRATGEFKRGQMEVEEEIRKAMYSKPAQTTSASGVDYIAVAKTMGIDTDGKSIDELKSEIQEKLQHAQ